The Palleronia sp. THAF1 genome window below encodes:
- a CDS encoding CPBP family intramembrane glutamic endopeptidase: MSTYAPMQQFAAAFRGQSGGAIMGGVICAMAAFAVLGVVISSVGLAPGTDPVSITLILCSYALPAVALLFWAGRKQGIEPGALFGPSPQVRMDAAIAARRVLASLGAIFALTILAIGLSGAIEPPDAAEAGRMRDAAPWLAALPFAAVAVLLQSGSEEVLFRGYLMPALRARSANPWVWLAGPAILFGMAHVPYAETWQDGAFLFIVTGLLGLALGDLTARTGSIGAAVGLHWAWNVWQFILFAEEGSPMSGYALFLQPTAPRADFGPLTLLAVALTILIPWLAIRLGLRR, encoded by the coding sequence GTGAGCACCTACGCGCCCATGCAGCAGTTCGCTGCGGCCTTCCGAGGGCAATCCGGGGGTGCGATCATGGGTGGTGTGATCTGTGCGATGGCGGCCTTTGCGGTTCTGGGCGTTGTGATCAGCAGTGTTGGGCTCGCGCCCGGCACTGATCCGGTGTCGATCACGCTGATCCTGTGCAGCTATGCGCTTCCCGCAGTGGCGCTTCTATTCTGGGCGGGGCGCAAACAGGGGATCGAGCCGGGCGCTCTGTTCGGCCCGTCGCCGCAGGTCCGGATGGACGCGGCCATCGCGGCGCGACGGGTTCTGGCGAGCCTTGGCGCGATTTTCGCCCTGACGATCCTGGCCATCGGCCTGTCCGGAGCGATCGAGCCACCCGATGCCGCAGAGGCCGGGCGCATGCGCGACGCCGCGCCGTGGCTGGCCGCACTGCCCTTCGCGGCGGTCGCCGTTCTGCTTCAATCTGGTAGCGAAGAGGTGTTGTTCCGCGGCTATCTGATGCCCGCCCTGCGCGCGCGATCCGCCAATCCGTGGGTCTGGTTGGCCGGTCCCGCCATCCTGTTCGGAATGGCCCATGTGCCCTACGCCGAGACGTGGCAGGACGGTGCGTTCCTGTTCATCGTGACGGGCCTGCTGGGCCTTGCGCTGGGCGATCTGACGGCGCGCACCGGATCCATCGGCGCGGCGGTCGGCCTGCATTGGGCGTGGAACGTCTGGCAATTCATTCTGTTCGCGGAAGAGGGCAGCCCGATGAGCGGCTACGCCCTTTTCCTGCAACCCACCGCCCCAAGGGCGGACTTTGGCCCGTTGACCCTGCTGGCGGTCGCGCTGACGATCCTGATCCCGTGGCTGGCGATCCGGTTGGGGCTGCGCCGTTGA
- the accD gene encoding acetyl-CoA carboxylase, carboxyltransferase subunit beta yields the protein MNWITNYVRPKIGSLFNRQETPDNLWTKCGECGSMLFHRELSENLQVCTHCGHHMQISPRDRFTALFDGGAFSEIEVEKPIADPLQFRDQKKYPDRLRAAQRATSEKEAMLVVEGDVGGVPIVATAQDFSFMGGSMGMYVGNAILAAATRAVETNRPLVLFSAAGGARMQEGILSLMQMPRTTVAVEMLREANLPYIVVLTHPTTGGVTASYAMLGDVQIAEPNALICFAGPRVIEQTIREKLPEGFQRAEYLLDHGMLDRVTDRRKMRDELTVILRMLLGMDAPVAADLPPPPAVSTEGAVATQPPATAES from the coding sequence ATGAACTGGATCACCAATTACGTCCGCCCCAAGATCGGCTCGCTGTTCAATCGGCAGGAGACGCCGGATAACCTTTGGACCAAATGCGGCGAATGCGGCTCTATGCTGTTTCACCGCGAGTTGTCGGAAAATTTGCAGGTCTGCACCCATTGCGGCCACCATATGCAGATTAGTCCGCGCGACCGGTTCACGGCGCTGTTCGACGGTGGTGCGTTCTCGGAGATCGAGGTCGAAAAGCCGATCGCCGATCCGCTGCAGTTCCGCGATCAGAAGAAATACCCTGACCGTCTGCGCGCGGCGCAGCGCGCCACCTCGGAAAAAGAGGCGATGCTGGTCGTCGAGGGTGATGTCGGCGGCGTGCCCATCGTGGCCACCGCGCAGGACTTTTCCTTCATGGGCGGGTCCATGGGGATGTATGTCGGCAACGCCATCCTTGCCGCCGCGACCCGCGCCGTAGAGACGAACCGCCCCTTGGTGCTGTTCTCCGCCGCCGGTGGCGCGCGCATGCAAGAGGGCATCCTGAGCCTTATGCAGATGCCGCGTACGACCGTGGCGGTGGAAATGCTGCGAGAGGCCAACTTGCCCTACATCGTCGTGCTGACCCACCCCACGACCGGCGGCGTCACCGCGTCCTACGCGATGCTGGGCGACGTGCAGATTGCCGAACCCAACGCGCTGATCTGCTTTGCCGGACCGCGCGTGATCGAACAGACGATCCGCGAAAAGCTGCCCGAAGGCTTCCAGCGGGCAGAGTATCTTCTGGACCACGGGATGCTCGACCGCGTGACCGACCGGCGCAAAATGCGTGACGAACTGACGGTGATCCTGCGGATGCTGCTGGGCATGGACGCACCCGTCGCCGCCGACCTGCCGCCACCGCCAGCGGTTTCGACCGAAGGCGCCGTCGCCACCCAGCCGCCCGCGACCGCTGAAAGCTGA